One segment of Chelonia mydas isolate rCheMyd1 chromosome 13, rCheMyd1.pri.v2, whole genome shotgun sequence DNA contains the following:
- the TBC1D20 gene encoding TBC1 domain family member 20 isoform X2 produces MSLLRRPPPDGTAPHEYNSKKKRKVAEIYQALNSDPIDVAALRRMAISEGGLLTDEIRCKVWPKLLNVKTDDLPPAPGKELREDNEDYQQVLLDVRRSLRRFPPGPSAAVPTGMPDEQREGLQEELIDIILQVLQRNPQLHYYQGYHDIVVTFLLVVGERLATALVEKLSTHHLRDFMDPTMDNTKHILNYLMPIIDQVNPELHDFMQSAEVGTIFALSWLITWFGHVLADFRHVVRLYDFFLACHPLMPIYFAAVIVLYREQEVLDCECDMASVHHLLSQIPQDLPYETLISRAGDLFVQFPPSELARKAAQQRVERTAASTFKDFELASAQQRPDAVLRQRFRDRLRVEERTKSFLTKPRTNRFVKLAVMGLTVALGAAALAVVKSALEWAPKFELQIFP; encoded by the exons ATGTCCCTGCTGCGCAGGCCGCCGCCGGACGGTACCGCGCCGCACG AGTATAAttctaagaagaaaaggaaagtagCGGAGATTTATCAGGCCCTGAACAGCGATCCCATTGATGTGGCTGCACTCAGACGAATGGCAATCAGTGAAGGGGGTCTCCTGACAGATGAGATTCGTTGCAAAGTATGGCCAAAGCTTCTCAATGTGAAGACAGATGATCTGCCTCCTGCTCCAG GAAAGGAGCTGCGAGAGGACAATGAAGACTACCAGCAGGTGTTACTGGATGTGAGGCGATCCCTGCGCCGCTTCCCACCTG GCCCATCTGCTGCTGTCCCCACAGGGATGCCAGATGAGCAGAGGGAAGGGCTCCAGGAAGAACTGATCGACATCATCCTGCAGGTTTTACAGCGCAACCCCCAGCTGCACTACTACCAGGGCTATCATGACATTGTGGTCACTTTTCTGCTGGTCGTGGGGGAGAGACTGGCGACTGCTCTTGTGGAAAAGCTTTCGACCCACCACCTCAG GGATTTTATGGACCCAACTATGGACAACACCAAGCACATTTTAAATTACCTGATGCCCATTATAGACCAGGTGAACCCTGAACTCCATGACTTCATGCAAAG tgctgAAGTGGGGACCATCTTTGCACTCAGTTGGCTCATAACCTGGTTTGGGCATGTCCTGGCTGACTTCCGACACGTGGTGCGATTGTATGACTTCTTCCTGGCATGCCACCCGCTGATGCCCATTTACTTTGCTGCTGTG ATCGTGTTGTATCGGGAGCAGGAGGTTCTGGACTGCGAATGCGACATGGCTTCCGTCCACCATCTCTTGTCCCAGATCCCGCAGGACCTTCCTTACGAGACCCTGattagcagagctggggatcTCTTTGTCCAGTTTCCTCCATCAGAGCTTGCCAGGAAGGCAGCACAGCAGCGTGTTGAGAG GACCGCTGCGTCCACCTTTAAAGACTTTGAGTTGGCTTCAGCCCAGCAGAGACCAGACGCTGTGCTGCGACAGCGCTTCAGGGACCGGCTCCGAGTGGAGGAACGGACAAAATCCTTCTTGACAAAACCAAGGACCAACCGCTTTGTCAAGCTGGCAGTGATGGGGCTGACGGTGGCACTGGGGGCAGCTGCTCTTGCCGTGGTGAAGAGTGCACTAGAAtgggcacccaagtttgaacTGCAGATTTTCCCCTGA
- the CSNK2A1 gene encoding casein kinase II subunit alpha isoform X2, translating to MSGPVPSRARVYTDVNTHRPREYWDYESHVVEWGNQDDYQLVRKLGRGKYSEVFEAINITNNEKVVVKILKPVKKKKIKREIKILENLRGGPNIITLADIVKDPVSRTPALVFEHVNNTDFKQLYQTLTDYDIRFYMYEILKALDYCHSMGIMHRDVKPHNVMIDHEHRKLRLIDWGLAEFYHPGQEYNVRVASRYFKGPELLVDYQMYDYSLDMWSLGCMLASMIFRKEPFFHGHDNYDQLVRIAKVLGTEDLYDYIDKYNIELDPRFNDILGRSHCEGPGSDGFIQHARWQHSCQQRQYDVRDLFSANTFTPWTSSGLTRDFCHQYSGDAGSSCCRSSAVVMGFVSKCLS from the exons AAATCAAGATGACTACCAACTAGTTCGGAAATTAGGCCGGGGCAAATACAGCGAAGTGTTTGAAGCCATCAACATcacaaataatgaaaaagtaGTAGTTAAAATCCTCAAG ccagtaaaaaagaagaaaatcaagcgTGAAATCAAGATCTTGGAGAACTTGCGAGGTGGTCCCAATATAATCACCCTTGCAGATATAGTAAAAGACCCTGTG TCCCGGACCCCTGCTTTGGTTTTTGAACATGTAAACAACACAGACTTTAAG CAATTGTACCAGACATTAACAGACTATGATATTAGATTCTACATGTATGAGATTTTGAAG GCTTTGGATTACTGTCATAGCATGGGAATCATGCACAGAGATGTCAAACCCCACAACGTCATGATTGACCATGAGCACAGAAAG CTGAGGCTAATAGACTGGGGTCTGGCTGAATTCTATCATCCTGGCCAGGAGTACAATGTCAGAGTGGCTTCCCGATACTTCAAAGGACCTGAACTCCTTGTAGATTATCAG atgtaTGACTATAGTCTGGATATGTGGAGCTTGGGTTGCATGTTGGCCAGTATGATCTTCCGAAAGGAGCCATTTTTCCATGGCCATGACAATTATGATCAG TTGGTCAGGATAGCCAAGGTGCTGGGGACAGAAGATCTATATGACTACATCGACAAATACAACATTGAGCTGGATCCACGCTTCAATGACATCTTGGGCAG ATCCCATTGTGAAGGACCAGGCTCGGATGGGTTCATCCAGCATGCCAGGTGGCAGCACTCCTGTCAGCAGCGCCAGTATGATGTCAG GGATCTCTTCAGTGCCAACACCTTCACCCCTTGGACCTCTAGCGGGCTCACCCGTGATTTCTGCCACCAATACTCTGGGGATGCCGgttccagctgctgcaggagctcagcagtAGTGATGGGTTTTGTCTCCAAATGCCTGAGCTGA
- the CSNK2A1 gene encoding casein kinase II subunit alpha isoform X1, translating into MSGPVPSRARVYTDVNTHRPREYWDYESHVVEWGNQDDYQLVRKLGRGKYSEVFEAINITNNEKVVVKILKPVKKKKIKREIKILENLRGGPNIITLADIVKDPVSRTPALVFEHVNNTDFKQLYQTLTDYDIRFYMYEILKALDYCHSMGIMHRDVKPHNVMIDHEHRKLRLIDWGLAEFYHPGQEYNVRVASRYFKGPELLVDYQMYDYSLDMWSLGCMLASMIFRKEPFFHGHDNYDQLVRIAKVLGTEDLYDYIDKYNIELDPRFNDILGRHSRKRWERFVHSENQHLVSPEALDFLDKLLRYDHQSRLTAREAMEHPYFYPIVKDQARMGSSSMPGGSTPVSSASMMSGISSVPTPSPLGPLAGSPVISATNTLGMPVPAAAGAQQ; encoded by the exons AAATCAAGATGACTACCAACTAGTTCGGAAATTAGGCCGGGGCAAATACAGCGAAGTGTTTGAAGCCATCAACATcacaaataatgaaaaagtaGTAGTTAAAATCCTCAAG ccagtaaaaaagaagaaaatcaagcgTGAAATCAAGATCTTGGAGAACTTGCGAGGTGGTCCCAATATAATCACCCTTGCAGATATAGTAAAAGACCCTGTG TCCCGGACCCCTGCTTTGGTTTTTGAACATGTAAACAACACAGACTTTAAG CAATTGTACCAGACATTAACAGACTATGATATTAGATTCTACATGTATGAGATTTTGAAG GCTTTGGATTACTGTCATAGCATGGGAATCATGCACAGAGATGTCAAACCCCACAACGTCATGATTGACCATGAGCACAGAAAG CTGAGGCTAATAGACTGGGGTCTGGCTGAATTCTATCATCCTGGCCAGGAGTACAATGTCAGAGTGGCTTCCCGATACTTCAAAGGACCTGAACTCCTTGTAGATTATCAG atgtaTGACTATAGTCTGGATATGTGGAGCTTGGGTTGCATGTTGGCCAGTATGATCTTCCGAAAGGAGCCATTTTTCCATGGCCATGACAATTATGATCAG TTGGTCAGGATAGCCAAGGTGCTGGGGACAGAAGATCTATATGACTACATCGACAAATACAACATTGAGCTGGATCCACGCTTCAATGACATCTTGGGCAG GCACTCCCGTAAGCGATGGGAGCGCTTTGTTCACAGTGAGAACCAACACTTGGTGAGCCCAGAAGCTCTGGATTTCTTAGACAAATTGCTGCGGTATGATCACCAGTCACGACTCACAGCAAGAGAAGCCATGGAACACCCCTACTTCT ATCCCATTGTGAAGGACCAGGCTCGGATGGGTTCATCCAGCATGCCAGGTGGCAGCACTCCTGTCAGCAGCGCCAGTATGATGTCAG GGATCTCTTCAGTGCCAACACCTTCACCCCTTGGACCTCTAGCGGGCTCACCCGTGATTTCTGCCACCAATACTCTGGGGATGCCGgttccagctgctgcaggagctcagcagtAG
- the TBC1D20 gene encoding TBC1 domain family member 20 isoform X3: MSLLRRPPPDGTAPHEYNSKKKRKVAEIYQALNSDPIDVAALRRMAISEGGLLTDEIRCKVWPKLLNVKTDDLPPAPGKELREDNEDYQQVLLDVRRSLRRFPPGMPDEQREGLQEELIDIILQVLQRNPQLHYYQGYHDIVVTFLLVVGERLATALVEKLSTHHLRDFMDPTMDNTKHILNYLMPIIDQVNPELHDFMQSAEVGTIFALSWLITWFGHVLADFRHVVRLYDFFLACHPLMPIYFAAVIVLYREQEVLDCECDMASVHHLLSQIPQDLPYETLISRAGDLFVQFPPSELARKAAQQRVERTAASTFKDFELASAQQRPDAVLRQRFRDRLRVEERTKSFLTKPRTNRFVKLAVMGLTVALGAAALAVVKSALEWAPKFELQIFP; the protein is encoded by the exons ATGTCCCTGCTGCGCAGGCCGCCGCCGGACGGTACCGCGCCGCACG AGTATAAttctaagaagaaaaggaaagtagCGGAGATTTATCAGGCCCTGAACAGCGATCCCATTGATGTGGCTGCACTCAGACGAATGGCAATCAGTGAAGGGGGTCTCCTGACAGATGAGATTCGTTGCAAAGTATGGCCAAAGCTTCTCAATGTGAAGACAGATGATCTGCCTCCTGCTCCAG GAAAGGAGCTGCGAGAGGACAATGAAGACTACCAGCAGGTGTTACTGGATGTGAGGCGATCCCTGCGCCGCTTCCCACCTG GGATGCCAGATGAGCAGAGGGAAGGGCTCCAGGAAGAACTGATCGACATCATCCTGCAGGTTTTACAGCGCAACCCCCAGCTGCACTACTACCAGGGCTATCATGACATTGTGGTCACTTTTCTGCTGGTCGTGGGGGAGAGACTGGCGACTGCTCTTGTGGAAAAGCTTTCGACCCACCACCTCAG GGATTTTATGGACCCAACTATGGACAACACCAAGCACATTTTAAATTACCTGATGCCCATTATAGACCAGGTGAACCCTGAACTCCATGACTTCATGCAAAG tgctgAAGTGGGGACCATCTTTGCACTCAGTTGGCTCATAACCTGGTTTGGGCATGTCCTGGCTGACTTCCGACACGTGGTGCGATTGTATGACTTCTTCCTGGCATGCCACCCGCTGATGCCCATTTACTTTGCTGCTGTG ATCGTGTTGTATCGGGAGCAGGAGGTTCTGGACTGCGAATGCGACATGGCTTCCGTCCACCATCTCTTGTCCCAGATCCCGCAGGACCTTCCTTACGAGACCCTGattagcagagctggggatcTCTTTGTCCAGTTTCCTCCATCAGAGCTTGCCAGGAAGGCAGCACAGCAGCGTGTTGAGAG GACCGCTGCGTCCACCTTTAAAGACTTTGAGTTGGCTTCAGCCCAGCAGAGACCAGACGCTGTGCTGCGACAGCGCTTCAGGGACCGGCTCCGAGTGGAGGAACGGACAAAATCCTTCTTGACAAAACCAAGGACCAACCGCTTTGTCAAGCTGGCAGTGATGGGGCTGACGGTGGCACTGGGGGCAGCTGCTCTTGCCGTGGTGAAGAGTGCACTAGAAtgggcacccaagtttgaacTGCAGATTTTCCCCTGA
- the TBC1D20 gene encoding TBC1 domain family member 20 isoform X1 produces the protein MLDNSCNPDTLFFVPLAEYNSKKKRKVAEIYQALNSDPIDVAALRRMAISEGGLLTDEIRCKVWPKLLNVKTDDLPPAPGKELREDNEDYQQVLLDVRRSLRRFPPGMPDEQREGLQEELIDIILQVLQRNPQLHYYQGYHDIVVTFLLVVGERLATALVEKLSTHHLRDFMDPTMDNTKHILNYLMPIIDQVNPELHDFMQSAEVGTIFALSWLITWFGHVLADFRHVVRLYDFFLACHPLMPIYFAAVIVLYREQEVLDCECDMASVHHLLSQIPQDLPYETLISRAGDLFVQFPPSELARKAAQQRVERTAASTFKDFELASAQQRPDAVLRQRFRDRLRVEERTKSFLTKPRTNRFVKLAVMGLTVALGAAALAVVKSALEWAPKFELQIFP, from the exons ATGCTGGACAATAGCTGTAACCCTGACACTTTATTTTTTGTTCCTCTTGCAGAGTATAAttctaagaagaaaaggaaagtagCGGAGATTTATCAGGCCCTGAACAGCGATCCCATTGATGTGGCTGCACTCAGACGAATGGCAATCAGTGAAGGGGGTCTCCTGACAGATGAGATTCGTTGCAAAGTATGGCCAAAGCTTCTCAATGTGAAGACAGATGATCTGCCTCCTGCTCCAG GAAAGGAGCTGCGAGAGGACAATGAAGACTACCAGCAGGTGTTACTGGATGTGAGGCGATCCCTGCGCCGCTTCCCACCTG GGATGCCAGATGAGCAGAGGGAAGGGCTCCAGGAAGAACTGATCGACATCATCCTGCAGGTTTTACAGCGCAACCCCCAGCTGCACTACTACCAGGGCTATCATGACATTGTGGTCACTTTTCTGCTGGTCGTGGGGGAGAGACTGGCGACTGCTCTTGTGGAAAAGCTTTCGACCCACCACCTCAG GGATTTTATGGACCCAACTATGGACAACACCAAGCACATTTTAAATTACCTGATGCCCATTATAGACCAGGTGAACCCTGAACTCCATGACTTCATGCAAAG tgctgAAGTGGGGACCATCTTTGCACTCAGTTGGCTCATAACCTGGTTTGGGCATGTCCTGGCTGACTTCCGACACGTGGTGCGATTGTATGACTTCTTCCTGGCATGCCACCCGCTGATGCCCATTTACTTTGCTGCTGTG ATCGTGTTGTATCGGGAGCAGGAGGTTCTGGACTGCGAATGCGACATGGCTTCCGTCCACCATCTCTTGTCCCAGATCCCGCAGGACCTTCCTTACGAGACCCTGattagcagagctggggatcTCTTTGTCCAGTTTCCTCCATCAGAGCTTGCCAGGAAGGCAGCACAGCAGCGTGTTGAGAG GACCGCTGCGTCCACCTTTAAAGACTTTGAGTTGGCTTCAGCCCAGCAGAGACCAGACGCTGTGCTGCGACAGCGCTTCAGGGACCGGCTCCGAGTGGAGGAACGGACAAAATCCTTCTTGACAAAACCAAGGACCAACCGCTTTGTCAAGCTGGCAGTGATGGGGCTGACGGTGGCACTGGGGGCAGCTGCTCTTGCCGTGGTGAAGAGTGCACTAGAAtgggcacccaagtttgaacTGCAGATTTTCCCCTGA